The proteins below are encoded in one region of Triticum aestivum cultivar Chinese Spring chromosome 1B, IWGSC CS RefSeq v2.1, whole genome shotgun sequence:
- the LOC123117513 gene encoding ferrochelatase-2, chloroplastic: MLHVRLAPGPAPRNLSRRWDTSAYLHSWCSVPCPSRLSLSRTYSIKSSLIGSATGLCLGQCCRIKPLSCKCKLGRSSQPPPDSRQHFSASSSASEAVLTAQSDIRKLFVANEKIGVLLLNLGGPETLDDVQPFLFNLFADPDIIRLPRAFRFLQKPLAQFISVARAPKSKEGYASIGGGSPLRQITDAQGEALMEALCGKDIPAKVYVGMRYWHPFTEEAIEQIKKDGITKLVVLPLYPQFSISTSGSSLRLLESIFREDEYLVNMQHTVIPSWYQREGYIKAMATLIEKELLKFPKPQKVMIFFSAHGVPLAYVEEAGDPYKAEMEECVDLIMEELEKRGMANPSTLAYQSRVGPVEWLKPYTDETIIALGQRGVKSLLAVPISFVSEHIETLEEIDVEYKELALQSGIKHWGRVPALGCEPTFISDLADAVIESLPYVGAMAVSNLEARQSLVPLGSVEELLATYDSKRDMLPPPVIVWEWGWTKSAETWNGRAAMLAVLALLVLEVTTGQGLLHQWGILPPLP, encoded by the exons ATGCTCCACGTCAGGCTCGCTCCTGGGCCTGCACCGCGTAATTTATCTAG GAGATGGGATACCAGCGCATACCTACATAGCTGGTGTTCCGTTCCTTGTCCAAGCAGGCTCAGTCTCTCGAGGACATATTCAATTAAATCTTCTTTGATTGGTAGCGCCACGGGACTTTGTCTTGGGCAATGTTGCCGCATCAAGCCTTTGTCCTGCAAATGCAAGCTAGGTAGGTCTTCTCAGCCGCCACCTGACTCGAGGCAACATTTTAGTGCATCTTCATCCGCATCAGAGGCGGTTCTCACTGCGCAGTCTGATATCCGGAAACTTTTTGTTGCCAATGAGAAAATCGGCGTTCTGCTGCTAAACCTTGGAGGCCCAGAGACCCTTGATGATGTCCAGCCTTTCTTGTTTAATCTCTTTGCTGATCCG GATATCATCCGTCTTCCTAGGGCGTTCCGCTTTCTGCAGAAGCCGCTAGCACAATTCATTTCTGTTGCAAGAGCGCCAAAGAGCAAGGAAGGTTATGCATCCATAGGTGGTGGTTCACCTCTTCGACAAATTACTGATGCGCAG GGAGAAGCACTTATGGAGGCACTATGTGGAAAGGATATCCCTGCTAAGGTGTACGTGGGAATGCGGTATTGGCATCCCTTCACCGAGGAAGCTATAGAACAA ATAAAAAAGGATGGAATCACAAAACTTGTTGTACTACCTCTTTACCCCCAGTTCTCCATATCGACCAGTGGTTCAAGTCTCCGTCTTCTGGAGAGCATATTCAG AGAGGATGAGTATCTGGTCAATATGCAACATACGGTTATTCCTTCTTGGTATCAGCGTGAAGGATATATTAAGGCCATGGCAACTTTGATCGAGAAGGAGTTGTTGAAATTTCCAAAACCGCAGAAG GTTATGATATTTTTCAGTGCTCATGGAGTTCCTCTGGCATACGTTGAAGAAGCTGGTGATCCGTATAAAGCAGAGATGGAAGAGTGCGTGGATCTTATCATGGAGGAGCTCGAAAAAAGAGGAATGGCAAATCCATCTACACTTGCTTATCAG AGCCGAGTAGGACCAGTGGAATGGCTGAAACCCTACACTGACGAGACAATTATTGCTCTTGGGCAGAGAGGGGTAAAGAGCCTTCTAGCAGTTCCCATTAG TTTTGTCAGCGAACACATTGAGACGTTAGAAGAAATTGACGTCGAATACAAGGAGCTGGCTTTGCAATCTGGTATCAAGCACTGGGGACGAGTTCCCGCTTTAGGTTGTGAGCCCACATTCATTTCAGATCTGGCGGATGCTGTTATCGAAAGCCTGCCTTATGTTGGCGCAATGGCAGTTTCCAACCTTGAGGCTCGGCAG TCACTGGTGCCACTTGGAAGCGTGGAGGAGCTGCTAGCAACCTACGACTCGAAACGCGACATGCTGCCTCCTCCGGTGATTGTGTGGGAGTGGGGCTGGACGAAGAGCGCCGAGACATGGAATGGACGTGCTGCTATGCTGGCCGTGTTGGCTCTCCTGGTGCTGGAGGTAACAACCGGACAGGGGCTCTTGCACCAGTGGGGTATATTGCCACCTCTCCCTTGA